The Panthera tigris isolate Pti1 chromosome E3, P.tigris_Pti1_mat1.1, whole genome shotgun sequence genome segment CCCTAGCGGCAGGCAGATGAGGATCATTCTtgttgggaaactgaggcctcgaCGGAAGGAGGCCCGGTAGCCCCACCCCCTACGGCAAAACCCGGGGCAGGCAGGGTCCCCGCCTCGGGTGGGTGACGATGGGCTGGCTCTCCCTGCTCCCACAGCTGGTCCAGAACCGCATCTACCTCTACAATTTCCTGCTCCTGAAGATTGTCTTCTTCAACCGCTGGCTGTCGGGGCTGGCCCAGGAGGCCTGGGGGTCCTGCGGCCCCGAGGCCCACCCACCCCCCGGGCTTGCAGCCAGCCCCGTGGGCCGGGTGCTACGGGCCGGGCTGGCACCGATGGCAGTCCCCGTGTGGCTGGCGTGGGCCGGCGTGCTGGGCTGTGTGAGGGCCTCGGGCCTGGCCTGGAAGCAGCTAGGCCTGTCCGCGGCCACCTGCAGGGAGCTGCTTCTGTCGTGTCTACACAGCCTGACGCCGGTagtgttgctgctgttgctgctgacCAGGAGGCTGTGCCAGAGGGCCCATGGCTGCAGCGTGGTCTGGTTGCTCAGCAAGGTGGGCTGCTGAGGGCAGGCCTGGGGCACTGGGCAAGGCACTGGGGCGATGCCACCCTGCGAGCTCCTGGTGGCCAGCCGCCCATCCGCTTATCCCCTCCAGGCTCTGCTGGACAAGTGTGCGGTGCCCGAGCTCCTGGCTCTGCTGAAGCGTCTGTACTGGTGGGTGGAGAACGCAGCCGCGCTCACCTCCTGGCACCTGGCCTATCTCGTCGCCTGGACCACTTGCCTTGCCTCCCGCCTGCTGCAGGCTGCCTTTGAGCACACGGCCCAGCTGGCCCAGGCTCAGGAAATTGAGCCCCAGGAGGGCTCAGGGCCCGTGTCCGAGTCCCCCACTCCCTGAGCGCCCGGGCCCCGAGGCTGGGCCAGCCCTGTCAGAGCATGGGACCCCTGGAGAATTAAAGTGTGTCCCCATCTGCCTTTCTGGATCTGGTCTGGCCTTCTCGCTCCGTGCCCTTCTTCtttactggtgtgtgtgtgtgtgtgtgtgtgtgcacacgtgcacgcgTGCCCTAGGGCTGCCCCTCGGAAGGAAATCGCATTCTGTGGGCACCTGATATGTGCCAGATGACCCTCTCAGACACTTTATGTACATGATTTTGTTTAAATCTCATAACATCACAGGCATCAGGTTTGATTAGCtcaattttccagatgagaaaattgagccTCAGAAGGATTGAACATTCCCAAGATCCCAGAGTAAGTCAGGGAAAGTTCCAGCAGTggaactagatttttttttgtttttcagaacctCTAACCTTCTCTAGGTCTGTGCCCCTGATTCTCAGGGCTTTAAGGGACATGAGTTGTTAGACACTCTGGCCTCTGGGGGGTGCCAAGGCCTCACATTTCAGAGATTTAGAAAGTTCCTTTTGAGACGCAGTTCCTCCTGAGCCGGTCTGCAGCTaacccatccattcatttacaCTCTTAGCCACTCAGTttcccactcatccatccatccatccatccatccatccatccatccatgcatccatccacctatccacctatctatccatccatccatccagccagccagccagccacctaTCCAgacatctgcccatccatccacccatccaaccatctgtccatcacatccatccatccatccatccatccatccatccatccacctatccacccatctatccatccatccagccagccatcAATCCAgacatctgcccatccatccaccatccaaccatctgtccatccatccatccatccatccatgtgcccatctgcccatccatccatccatccatccgtctgcccaccccctcacccaTTCATTCCTTTGCCTGCTTACCCAACCACCTACCTACCATCCATCTACCACTCATCCACAAATCCATCCACAGATCCATCCATCTCctccagggagagggaaacaTCCCAAATCTCAGCCAATCTGAGCTGGGCAAGCTCAGGCTATAGTGGGTCAGACACCCACCCTGTCCTTAAGCCAGTGATTCTgtgagaggaggggaaaggatggTTTCGTGGGAGTTAGCAATCACCCTCCACTCACTCCCAAGCCCGAGGGTGGTGTGAGGGTGGGCAGACATTCCAGACAATTCTGTCCTATGTTCGCCTTCTGCGTTCTGGTTCCCAGGGAAATTAGGGCCAGATTCCTGCCCTGTCTCCCATATGAACCTGCAGATGGCCCAGGGTAGGTGTGGGGGGAACTTCTGGGCCCTTTCCCTGAGTCTGAGGAGCAGGCTTGGCCTGCCCGTGGGGGGAGACATCTGAAGGGCTCCCATCTGGCCAGCGAGGCAGAACATCTGCT includes the following:
- the TMEM270 gene encoding transmembrane protein 270; translation: MEAVPPVRCSLLGILLLVVKLSVLLVQNRIYLYNFLLLKIVFFNRWLSGLAQEAWGSCGPEAHPPPGLAASPVGRVLRAGLAPMAVPVWLAWAGVLGCVRASGLAWKQLGLSAATCRELLLSCLHSLTPVVLLLLLLTRRLCQRAHGCSVVWLLSKALLDKCAVPELLALLKRLYWWVENAAALTSWHLAYLVAWTTCLASRLLQAAFEHTAQLAQAQEIEPQEGSGPVSESPTP